The nucleotide sequence tgctcactatacccctagatagattccttaaggggtgtagtttgctaaatggggtcacttttgggtggtttccactgttttggtccctcaaggacattgcaaatgtgacatcgcacccgaaaaccattctagctaaatttgagctccaaaagcaaatggtgctccttctcttttgagccctgccgtgtgccaaacagcagtttatgaccacatatgggtatttacctaatcaggagaaattgcttttcaaatgttggtgtgttttttttctcttttttttttttttttttttttttcttctgtgatATGTGCTTAAGTTcatctagggctacatgtggcatatttctaaaaactgcagaatctaggtaataaatattgagttgtgtgtcTCTGGTAAtaaacctgtgttacagaaaaaaaatggaataaaagccaaaatttgtaaatttcacttccaccttgctttaatccctgtgaaacgcctacagggttaagacacttactaaatgctgttttgaatactgtcaggggtgcagtttttaaaattgggtgatcttatacgggtttctaatatatagaccccttaaagacacttcagaactgaactggcccctaaaaagaaaaaggcttttgaaaatttcttgaaaatgtgagaaattgttgctaaagttctaagccttgaaacatcctagaaaaaaaagttaaaaaaacgatgctgacataaagtagacatgagaAATgggaataccacacaaaatagttgctaatgaaCATCCggtcttacaagcatatacatttagatttagaaaaattctactttttgaaatttttctcagcATTTTAGCTTTTTTTCCCACAAataaacaaattttaccactaacctaaagtacaatgtgtcaagagaaaacaatcttggaatcgcttggattaataaaggcattccaaagttattatcacaaaacttgacacatgccagatttgaaaaatggactctgtgccttaaggcccaaactaggcgcatcattaaggggttaaaagtagtaaaaaaaaaaatatatatattttatttttaaaccgaTACAAATCTGGTATCGGCCTAAACGTGATGACCCGTAGACTAAAATcaatgttatttataccatacaATGAACAGTGTAAATAAATATATGGTGGCCTTATACAGCTATAAGGACATGAAAAATACaaaggttatggctctcggaatgcggttctgaaggccaaaataggccacgTTCTTAAAGGCGTTGTTCAATATTtttaattgatggcctatccttagaatcggtgggggtccaatgcCAAGGACTTTAACCGCTCAATTCAATGGGTTGAGCTTCAGTACCGGGCACAACCACATTTGTATGTATGGTGCTCTACCTGCATAAACAACAAAGGTACTGCTTCACTCGGAGGATCGTTGAGGGTCTGGGTTCTGCTAAGGATAGTGCACTGATTGAAAAGCCTggataactccttcccgacatttgtcgtatggatatgtcatggaaagctagtgcttcccgcacttttccgtatccatacgacaaatggtggacaccatcCCTGGGTGTcggttgtatgttacagctgacacccaggggtAATGGCGggaccgaagtttgctccgatccccggccattaacccctttaaatgcagcggtcaaaagcaatcACTACATTTAAGGGGttggcagctcatcggcaccccagcaatgaaattgccggggtgccagtggctgcaaaggcaactgAAGGCCTAACACTAGCCTTCCGGTATGCAcagtacggaagcctttcaggccctgccTGGATGTGGGCCTAAAAGGCTACCGTAGCCgctggcaagatggtgccggctcaggagctgagccggcgtcctccgcgctggatgtcagctgtatgttacagctgacctccacctgtaatggcaggaacgagAGCTAgcaccgattcctgccattaaccccttagatgaagtgatcgctgcatcctagaggttggtagcagatcggcagccttgccatgcaattgcaaggctgccgactgctgctatggcaataggaggcctaacaatggcctcctgctctgccattatggaagccgaattAGGCCCTGctcagaggcgaagcctaatcggcttgctgtcggtgaatgactgacagatctaatacattacactacatagaaaaatgaggctctgtcaggaaggtccaaAGTGGGAAGTGTTTAAtgctattttgttttttaacattgattcacATTTTGATTAAAATATATTCATGAGATAAACCATGCTTGCACACTAGTTTGACTATTTCATTGatatggtttttctttttttctcttgaaaatattttaggcgTTATCCCAGCTCTGCATCTTCACTTGAGTAACTGGACATAAtattttcccaaaaaataaaactCATTATGATCCTGTTTAATGTCGATTTGTAAGCATCTTCGTTTTccgtttttgtacaggacaaggtGACTACTTTAGCAGTGGCAATGACTTAAATAATTATCTTCGAAATTACACCGGAAGCCTTGAAGAAATGGTGAAAGACACCACCGGGTTAGTGAGGTATTTTACTTTCCATACTATGACTCCATAATGCCTGATAAGCCATACATGATGATTTAGTTTGCAGGTGTGTACCGTTTAGCATAATTTTGAATCGCTTTGTATGTATaaagatatatttatttttttgtctgattTTTGAACATTACTATATTCTTGGTCTTAATAGGAATTTGGTGTGTAAAGTCATTGATTTTCCAAAACCTCTTGTCGCTATGGTAAATGGGCCTGCCATTGGGATTGCCACAACTATTCTTGGTCTGTTTGACCTTGTGTATGCTTCTGACAAGGTAATCTGTATGATCTGAAAGGTGACAACATGCAGTGTGTATCCATGcagaaactaatttaaaatattgCCATTATGGTTTCCCAAGTGTAACCATTATTGTACTAGTGTATtcacttctgctatatttatgttTAAAGAATTTGTACTATTAGGACACCCCCCTATCCGCGTTCTCTAAGATCATATCGACATAATAGAGGGGAGCCCCTCTTGCCCATCTATTAGTCAAAGTGCAGAGCCCCTGCATAAAGCGGCTCCCGCCATCCCTGGAGTTAGGGAGGGGTGTCGCAAAGAAGGTAAGCCGCAACACAGTGCTGAGTTAGGACCATAATAATCAGAACTCTCTTCTGACTCAGATCATGGTGGTGTGtgtgtactagtccttctcaatgatttataatatcaaaaagttaattttatctcagtaattaaattcaaaaagggaaactcctatattctatagattcattacacacagtgatctatttccagcatttatttatttttttatttttaatgttgatTCGGGttaacagagtatgttcacacgtgcacgtctgtttcggctgaaattacggagctgttttcaggcaaaaacagctcctgaatttcagacgtaatggcaagtgcaggcttttttcgcagcgtccattacggacgtaattggagctgtttttctatggagtcaatggaaaactgctccagttacatcccaagaagtgacctgtagtttgacgcgggcatcttttttacgcgccgtcttttgacagcggcgcgtaaaaaaatgacagtctgcacagtacatcgtaaaacccattcaaatgaatgggcagatgtttgcgacgctttcaagcagtattttcggccataATTCCAGGCgtgaaacgcctgaattacgtccctaaatagtgcgtgtgaacatacccttaatgagaacccaaaatttagtctattgggtaaaagttgaagattgtatgcTCAGGGTAtcgcactctaatcagctaatcaacacaacacctgcaaaggtttcctaagcctttaaatggtttaacagtctggttcagtaggctatacACAATCACGGGGAAGACTGCTtatttgacagttgtccagaagacagtcattgacgccctctccaaggagggtaagccacaaaaggacattgctaaacaaGCTGGCTgttcagagtgctgtatccaagcatattaatggaaagttgagaggaaggaaaaagtgtggtagtaaaaggtgcacaagcaacagggataaccgctgccttgaaaggattgtcaagaaaaggcaactcaggaatctgggggaaattcacaaggagtggactgcggctggagtcaatgcttcaagagccaccacacacagacgtatccaggacatgggctgcaaCTGTCGTATTCCTTGAGACCACGTCCGAAGCATCtttctgggctaaggagaaaaaggaccggtctgttgctcagtggtccaaagtcctgttttcagatgaatgtCAATTTTGCATTTTAatgtggaaatcaaggtcccagagtctggaggaagactggagaggcactcaatccttgttgcttgtggtccagtgtgaagtttccagtcagtgatggtttggggagccatgtcatctgctggtgttggtccactgtattatatcaagtccagagtcaacgcatctGTCtaccattttagagcacttcatgctttcttctgctgacaagttttatgtagatgctgatttcattatccagcaggacttggcacctgcccacactgccaaaagcacccatacctggtttaataaccacagtatcactgtgctttattggccagcaaactcgcctgacctaaacatcATGGAGAATCTGTGGTAATGTCAAGAGGaatatgagacaccagacccaacaatgtagacgagctgaaggccgctatcaaagcaacctgggcttccataacacctcagcagtgccacaggctgatcacccccatgccacgccgcattaatgcagtaattcatgcagaaggagcccagagcaagtattgagtgcatatactgaacatacttttcagtaggccaacattgtggtattaaaaattatttttaaaattgggcttatttaatattctaattttctgagactacattttgggttttcattaacggttaccataatcataaacattaaaagaaaaaaatgctggaaatagatcaatctgtgtgtaatgaatctatataatgtgaGTCACTCTTGGAATTTAATTattgaaataaactttttgatattaATTATATTCAAATCCATTAATATCAGCACTCCATATAGatccaagtgaaaaaagtaaagttttattcacccataatTATGCAATGTTTCAGCCCCCATTTTCGGCCTTTTCCAAGGAGGGGGCTGAAACGTTAATTCATGATTGGTGAATAAAACGTTACTTTTTCCACTTGGTTCTCTATATGAAGTGCTGCCTATTCCTTTTTGGATACTGTTTACCTAAAAAAGGACTGGAGGCTGAGGTGTGCACCCACTTTTTTGTAATCTTATAGTGCTGCTCTCctttggagagagagagagagagatagatagatagatagatgtatgtgtatatagtccaattgcaaatgaacacagcactccaaaaaaaactatatattagGCTATGTGCACgtttaccagaggatgaatcGCTTCCCCAACTAGAAATATACAAAAACCATAGGATAAAGTAACGGCACTAGGACTTCAAGATTGATTGAAAAAGGGCGAATTTATTCACCTCGTAagcagcgacgtttcggtccGTCACAGAACAAAGGTTCTGTAacggaccgaaacgttgctgctcacttgaggtaaatgaatccaccctttttcatcgatcttgaggtgtgtgtccccaaaTAACTGgtcggtgctaagcttcaaatgataggagtgacttctccccatatgatgtataacaaaaagacaagagcatggaaACAGCACtgacttgaaaatgcttccattgaggaagtgaaacggtGCATTTGTTGGGTGCTGCTTCCATGCGctcgtatattttttttattttttttttatatatatatatatatatatatatatatatatatatatataaacattttttgtttagTGTGTGTATTCggcaagtcttcagacccttaacttttttcaaattttgttatgttgaggccttgtgctaaaataaaacaatattcaaGGTTTTCCACATTATTCTGCACTCTATTtttagaattttagaaatttttgataattttattaaaaatgaaaaaaactaaaatttcacACGGACATAAGTATGGAGAAGACTAAAAAAATTcttctgcactgaaagttcccaagagcacagtggcctccacaaTTCTTAAATGAAagcagtttggaacaaccaggagtctTACTAGAGCTGGGCGCTCCACCAAGCTAACtaatcaggggagaagggccttggtaagggaGGTGACCAAGATCCCAATGGTttttctggctgagctccaaagatcctgtgtgtagatgggagaaagttccagaaggtcaaccatcactgcagcactccaccaatctgggctttagggCAGAGTTGCCAGAAAGAAACCCCTCCGCCGTAAAGGAGACATGAAAGCccgtctggagtttgcaaaaaagcacctaaaggactcgtaCTGTGAGAAACtatattctgtggtctgatgaaaccaagattgaacttttcagCCTTAATTCTAAGCGTCCTGTCTGGAGGAAACGGGCActactcatcacctgcccaataccatccctacagtgaagcatagtgctggcagcatcatgctgtgggggtgtttttcagtgcctgggacagggagactggtcagggttgaaggAAAGATGAATGGCGCAAAGTAGAGATAttattaatgaaaacctgatccatagtgctctggacctcagaccgggtcattgtcttgtttgaAGGTGTACCTTTGGCCCAaagtacacagccaagacaacacaggagtggcttagggacaactctgtgattgtccttgagtggcccagccacagccctgacttgaacccaatggaACATCTCTGGGGAGACCCGAAAATGGCTATCCACCAACTGTCCCCATCCAACCGGACAGAGCTAGAGAggttctgcagagaagaatggtagaaaatccccaaatccaggtgtgcaaatcttgtggcatcataccaaagaagactggaggctgttaccgctgccaaaggtgcttcaactaagtactgagtaacggATCTGAATACTTGGGTCAATGCAATATTTCAGTTTCAGATATTCATAACTTATACGTGATCGATAACTGGTGGATACTGCGTGCCGGAGATACACAGGACCCctagtcactgaaccagtcagtgccgctgacctgacagattcaggtctcagcgcacgatacaactgctctgagatacagctgctttgtaattacattttagatTTTAACTTTGGTGTAActttgtattttgtatacattcacacactgatgcacatttttaatgcaaaaaaaaaaaagcttttaaacgtgtacatagcttttttttttttggagaaaaTGTATATGTCCACTGCATTAATGCAAATTATGACTGCTCTTCATGTCAAAGTTTGGTACATGATGATCTAAATTCGTCAAGCTATCTCATGCTCAAATTCCTAGATTTTGTGTTTGCGTAACAATCGACTGTGCAATCCCTTTACTACTTTAGTAAAAGgaatatgtacaccttttgacgtatatattatattttatttaaataaaattgttcatCAGTTTAATTGGTGcagcttcctaaatacattttattataaattatttttactttttgatatacagctttcttttttatcctgtatacagagtagctgtatcttgcactgaattctggagctgtcaggtccgcgggactgactggttcagtgtcagcaggtcctggtgtgtctctaaggtctcatgcacacttccttcaccgttttagtggcagtttttgacggatcagtgttcctgttttgctatccgtgtgcactccgtgtttccgagcgccgagcatggtactgtccagggtgctgaaagagcctgGTTGTTCAGCACTAGTCACTGTATATGGTgccgaaagagttaatgggctgcactgatcggcagtaactctttcagcaccctggacactgactagcgctgaagaatgaccatgctcggcgttCACAAAATACAAtgctaatgaaataaaaaataaaaaaagaagttcgtacttacccagagctccctgctttttcctcctgtccggcctcctcggatgacgtttcatcccatgtcaccgctgcagtcaatcacaggctatagTGGCGGTCACATAGGATAAAAGTCATAACAGAAGGCTGGACTGGATGACGCCAGAAGgccgatgcttcatcccatgtgaccgcctctgcagctaatcacaggctgcagcggccacatggactgccgcgtcatacaggaatgtCGGACTggcggaagaagagggactcgtcaccaagaccacgaccggggtacgtatgaactgctttttattttatttttatcagcagcctcttctctctgtccagcactgatagagaagtggctgccgattagtgtaatctcTCTAATCTACTTCTGCCCGGCCGTTgccaggcaacggctccgtcacacacggacggcacacagatgccttccatgtgccttcagtttttctgacggccccattgacttgcataggcctcacggtcacggaatcttggaccaaagtagaacatgctctacttttggcgtaacggagcaacgggaccgtcaaaaaaactgaagtgtgcatggacccattgaaatgcatgggtcagggagctagccgtcagaaaaactgctagcaccctgaaggaaaagactgaagtggccATGAAGCCTTACaagcaggattgagctgttaatgatctcatctaagttcataacgaaTGTGATtgatttacaggtggatcctgcgtgacaaACACGCAGAACCCACTGTTGCTGAACCAGTCACtcccgtggacctgacagatacaggaatCCGTGCAAGAtgcagctactctgtatacaggatacaaagcagctgtatctcaaagtaaaaagaatttctaataaaatgtatataggaacttgcactaatcacactgatgcacaattagTTTATGTATACATATAGAACTATCACACTTGGGACATTTGCTAATCTTTTTTTCTCTGATTTTAGGCCACATTTAATACGCCATTTAGCAAGTTAGGACAACATCCCGAGGGATGTTCTTCTTATACATTCCCTAGGATTATGGGTTTGGCAAAGGTAAGTCCCAGTTTTTAGGTGTAAGCAGCCAACTTGTACCTATAGAGTAATTTAATTAAAAAGAGatttctgtattttattttctGCTTTCCTTTCATTGTAGTTTAATTGTATTTAGAATTTAATACAAACGTAACATTTTATACAAACAAACTTGGAATTTAAATAAACTTAATCTATTTTTTCGTTTTATGAATTCCATATAGGCCCAGAATGCTGCTCTAAAttgtttcagaatatatttttataggggATGTTCTCTTTtttacatctgtctattcaggagATTAAGCGTATTTACTGCTATAAAAATGTTAAACTATATAATGATAAATGGTGGAGAtttactttaaaggctatgtaaaccattgaaaggcaaaattgttttgtgtaactttgtatacttttttttatcaaaaattattactttttttttttttttttttttagatacagctgctctgtattctctatacagagcagctgtatctagcaagtcggtcagtcccgcggacctgatgggttcagtgttggCAGAGACTTGCAGGATTCACCTGTAAGCTATCACATAGGACggaggacccgccgacactgaacctgtcaggtccgcggcacTGATGGATTcaatgaatagcgctagatacagctgctctgtatagagaatacagagcagctgtatctaaaagaaaaaaaaaggaaaatttataataaagtatttacaaagttacacaacacAGATGGATagagatagattttatatatattaataacAAGGTatattgcctttcaaaggtttacatagcctttaaccccttccccctgcttgcattctgggccctaatgaccaagccattttttacgtttttccatcgtccctttcgaagagctataactcttttatttttggatcgacatagctgtataaggtcttttttttttgcgggacaagttgtattttttaatagcataattttggggtacatatttattgatttaaccttttttattaacttttttttttggcaggggggatgtaaaaaaatcaaatttcgtcacttcttttttttttttgcgtcctaaatctacaccaTTCACCGTGTGGTATGAATAACACTAACTTTTTTTCAACGGGTTGCAACCATTCCACATTTGTTTCGTTTTTgtacattttactacttttacacagtaaacactttttttttgtgtctccatatttgaagagcaattttttttttttttttttttttttttttttttttttttttttttttaaatctttccgccgatgcagtcgtatgaaggcttttttttatttttatttttttgcaggatgacttgtagtttcaactggtaccattttggagtagatgtgactttttgatcctcttgtgagggccaggatctgtttttaacggctgtcacaaggattgattcctgaaaaacgtcCGTTTAAAAACTGATCTATTGAGTTCTATGGTTGGGCCATGAAACACATATTTTAGAAGTTTTGAGCAGTGGAAGTCTGGGTGCCCACCCCCACCCTCTCTGAAATTAAGGTTCAGGAGTGCCCAGCTGAGCGCTCTGCAGTTTCTGCTGTCATTGGTGCTCCATGTCCGGCTGAAGACAGGCTCATATACAGCATCTAAGAGTCCTTCTTTTAGGGATGGTGAGGGTTCACCCACACCGATCAAGACTTCTGATATATGTCTctgacatatgaaaaaaaaatttgaaagtacggatacccttttttttttttttaacctcttttAAGGTAATAAACCTATTTTcagtaaggcctaattcacattttGCGTATTTGGTACAGTTTTTTTTCTCATGCGATAAAAGGGTATTTGTGAATAAACCTATAACATGACTTAAAACCGTAGCCAGTTGTAGAAAAACATGATTCTAATTTAAACCGTTCAATACCATGGAATTAGTAGTAGCACATTGTGGGAAGATATCACAGGCTCCTTAAGTATTTAAGTtttaaatgtaagggtatgtgcacacaaaattaaaaacgtttgaaaatacggagctgttttcaagggaaaacagctcctgattttcagacgtgttttttAATCCGTCGcgttttttcactgcatttttattggccgtttttggagttgtttttccagAGTCTACgaaaaaccgcgccaaaaaacggctgaagaagtgacatgcacgttttcgtggccgtttttttacacggcagttttgaaaaatggctgcgtaaaaaacgccccgttggaacagaacgccgtttttcccatgtaaatcaatggccagatgtttggaggcgttctgcttccaatttttcagccatttttcaggacgtttacggctggaaaaacgtctgaaaacactacgtgtgaacatacccttaaaaggttATTTTAGCTGCAAATATTTTTACCTATCCACTGGGCGCAGTTGGGGAAATAGGGCTAGAGTCTCCTATTCTAGAAATCCAGTGGTAAGTGGGCCAAACCACTTCTATATTCTGTATATCTGTTTTAAATATAAACTCACATGaattgtacatgtgtaatgttttatgttAACAGATCACAATTAGAATGAAATAAATTGACTAATCAAGTTCAGGAAAATATAAGTATTTACTTTTGTATGCATTCACTATTTAGGCTACTGAGGTTCTTCTTTTCAACAAGATGTTGACTGCCCGGGAAGCTTGTAATGTAGGCCTGGTCACTGAAGTCTTTCCTGACGCTACTTTCCAAAAAGAAGTTTGGTCCAGGCTGAGCATTTATGCTACTTTGCCAAAAAATGTAGGTAGATTTTCATGTTTTTTACAGAATAGGGAGTTTTATTATTTCATAATTACAATTGCATAAATGTACTTTAATATGTTAGACTGAATTTTATTTCACTGATCAAGTCAGAGACACAGATAATTTATATTCAGATTCATTAtaaaatcagcacagaattgtgGAGTGAACAACAGCAATAATAAACCTGTGGTACATCTGTCAGAGCCCCCATCCCTGTGTTTAATTCATCCAGGCAGGACATTCTCCATATTATAGCCTATTGCAATGGGTTTATTATATTAGTTATTACATTA is from Rhinoderma darwinii isolate aRhiDar2 chromosome 5, aRhiDar2.hap1, whole genome shotgun sequence and encodes:
- the LOC142652785 gene encoding enoyl-CoA delta isomerase 2-like, whose translation is MMEFERTLKESIDNFSKEKQDIHLVPCMASSDPTKQSRKNSHSKYETIEVVYLDNITKIILKRPEKKNAFSFQMYKETVSALDDAGQDDSVLTVVTGQGDYFSSGNDLNNYLRNYTGSLEEMVKDTTGLVRNLVCKVIDFPKPLVAMVNGPAIGIATTILGLFDLVYASDKATFNTPFSKLGQHPEGCSSYTFPRIMGLAKATEVLLFNKMLTAREACNVGLVTEVFPDATFQKEVWSRLSIYATLPKNCLALSKQLIRSEGKEKLHAVCDKEFELLAKRANSEDSINAIKQFFQRKANL